GTGGATTGTCATCAAGGGGCCCGTCACTGCCGGCAATGTGGCCGGTGTGCTGTGGGGCATGCTGGCTTTCACCCTTCTGGCCCTTACCACGCAATGGGTCATGCACTATCGCCAGCGGTTGGCCCTGGAATTGGGCGAGGCCGTCGTGTTCGATCTGCGCAATCACATCTTCGCTCATTTGCAAACCATGCCGATGGGCTTTTATCACC
The nucleotide sequence above comes from Pirellulales bacterium. Encoded proteins:
- a CDS encoding ABC transporter ATP-binding protein: MSYSPARTLTRLGHHDEREVDMRPLELALIRRLFSYTWPYASKRNWLLTLVVIRSIQLPALTWILWIVIKGPVTAGNVAGVLWGMLAFTLLALTTQWVMHYRQRLALELGEAVVFDLRNHIFAHLQTMPMGFYH